A region of Maridesulfovibrio sp. DNA encodes the following proteins:
- a CDS encoding MFS transporter produces the protein MLLFSRNDNSLLTPEFCLLMAVTFLAFCNISLFYGLNAYLETQGIPSFWRGVLLGLEPFTALAVRPLISPFLTVRNSISVVAVSLIILMGALCSYSVADTIWALSLVRIAHGLGLVLLISAVVILLVASIPPARAGQAFGVFAIAGLLPYAVLPPLVEKLLPLAGSEPHVYALFSPALLIAMPVLPYLRKRILSSENNRGTSHSRPSFAEIKTNLRAPGVGRLLAANGLLFTATTVVFFFMKNRLTLLDTLNAGLFFSVSTAATIGVRVFCGKLMDGMNRFTMLFAVMLALATVIALFSFAGEASALLALAGAYGICMGFAIPQLNAAMFEISPPQLRGFNTNMMLFTMDAGYVFGPLLAGGLLAAGTSTAHLFAWFAVCPLLGGILAGSMHRRNSHRYNLPG, from the coding sequence ATGCTTCTTTTTTCCCGAAATGACAATTCCTTGTTGACCCCTGAGTTCTGCCTGCTCATGGCGGTTACATTTCTGGCCTTCTGTAACATTTCCCTGTTCTACGGGTTGAACGCATATCTTGAAACACAAGGTATTCCCTCATTCTGGCGTGGAGTTCTGCTGGGTCTGGAACCATTCACCGCCCTTGCAGTCAGACCGTTAATCAGTCCCTTTCTGACCGTACGCAACAGCATCTCCGTAGTCGCAGTCTCCCTGATAATCCTTATGGGCGCGTTGTGTTCCTATTCCGTAGCCGACACCATCTGGGCCTTGTCCTTGGTTCGGATCGCCCACGGATTGGGATTAGTACTGCTGATTTCGGCAGTGGTAATACTGCTGGTGGCATCCATTCCCCCCGCGCGGGCAGGTCAGGCATTCGGCGTATTTGCCATAGCAGGACTGCTGCCTTACGCAGTACTGCCACCGCTGGTGGAAAAACTTCTGCCCCTGGCCGGCAGTGAACCGCATGTCTACGCACTGTTCTCTCCGGCACTGCTTATAGCCATGCCCGTGCTCCCTTACCTGCGTAAACGCATTCTCAGTTCGGAAAACAACAGAGGGACCTCGCATAGCCGCCCTTCATTCGCCGAAATCAAAACGAATCTCCGCGCACCGGGAGTAGGACGCCTTCTGGCCGCCAATGGCCTGCTTTTCACCGCCACAACAGTAGTCTTCTTTTTCATGAAAAACCGGCTGACATTACTCGATACGCTTAATGCGGGACTTTTCTTCAGCGTTTCCACTGCCGCAACCATCGGAGTACGGGTATTCTGCGGTAAACTAATGGACGGTATGAACCGCTTCACCATGCTGTTTGCCGTTATGCTGGCACTGGCGACAGTCATCGCTCTTTTCAGTTTCGCAGGAGAGGCCTCAGCACTTCTGGCTCTGGCCGGGGCCTATGGAATTTGCATGGGATTCGCCATTCCGCAGTTGAACGCGGCCATGTTCGAAATCTCCCCGCCGCAATTACGGGGATTCAATACCAACATGATGTTATTCACCATGGATGCAGGGTATGTATTCGGACCGTTACTGGCCGGTGGGCTACTGGCAGCAGGAACATCAACGGCCCATCTGTTCGCATGGTTTGCGGTTTGCCCGCTGCTGGGAGGGATTCTGGCCGGCAGTATGCACCGCCGAAACTCACACAGATATAATCTCCCCGGATAA
- a CDS encoding xanthine dehydrogenase family protein subunit M, whose amino-acid sequence MNILFPVTVEEALDSLQANPDAKVMAGGTDLLVKRRAGSPAPGCIVCLEKVADIMGVGILEDRIRIGAATTMTALLKNEAVREQLPLLHSALKFFASPLVRNMATLGGNICTASPAADSLPPLYVLGAEVEIYSSAGKRHMSIADFITAPGRTALVPGELLGAVTVPVPLKNCIQHFEKVGRRKALAISVVSLAALLRIEEGVIAEARLAWGSVGPTVVRCPEAEALLMGREPTMETFIRVGESVRRAVRPISDIRASVEYRRQVAANLVLRLAGQGTD is encoded by the coding sequence ATGAATATTCTATTCCCGGTCACAGTAGAGGAAGCTTTGGACTCTTTACAGGCCAACCCGGATGCAAAGGTCATGGCCGGGGGGACAGACCTGCTGGTGAAGCGGCGCGCCGGTTCACCAGCTCCGGGCTGCATTGTCTGTCTGGAGAAGGTTGCGGATATTATGGGCGTCGGGATTCTGGAAGACCGAATCCGTATTGGGGCCGCAACGACCATGACAGCCTTATTGAAAAACGAGGCCGTCCGGGAACAACTGCCTCTGCTGCATAGTGCTCTGAAGTTTTTTGCATCCCCGCTTGTGCGCAACATGGCTACACTCGGCGGCAACATCTGTACTGCGTCTCCGGCAGCGGATTCCCTTCCGCCTCTCTATGTGCTGGGTGCGGAAGTGGAGATTTATTCGTCTGCTGGAAAACGTCATATGTCTATCGCCGATTTTATCACCGCTCCCGGTCGGACGGCTCTTGTTCCGGGAGAGTTGCTTGGTGCCGTGACTGTGCCCGTGCCCCTGAAAAATTGTATTCAGCATTTCGAAAAGGTAGGTCGGCGTAAGGCTCTGGCCATTTCTGTTGTCAGCCTGGCTGCACTGCTTCGTATTGAGGAAGGAGTCATCGCTGAGGCCCGTTTGGCGTGGGGCAGCGTAGGACCTACAGTCGTCCGTTGCCCCGAGGCCGAAGCCCTGCTCATGGGGCGTGAGCCGACCATGGAGACTTTCATTAGAGTAGGGGAAAGCGTAAGGCGTGCGGTCCGGCCCATCAGTGATATACGCGCCTCCGTAGAATATCGACGGCAGGTGGCTGCCAATCTGGTGCTCAGGTTGGCAGGGCAGGGGACGGATTAG
- a CDS encoding (2Fe-2S)-binding protein, with protein sequence MIISFVLDGESRTLEVDGGLRAVDVLREHCGVTGPKEGCGTGECGACAVLVDGVTRLSCLMLAAQLEGHTVTTAQGLDKDGVHPVQRSLVELGGVQCGYCTPGMAVTSAEFLERHPDPSREEIREALSGNLCRCTGYHKIIDAVEDAAKRLQKECKVQR encoded by the coding sequence ATGATCATATCTTTTGTATTGGACGGCGAATCCCGGACCCTTGAAGTGGACGGCGGATTGCGTGCTGTGGATGTCCTGCGGGAACATTGCGGAGTGACCGGCCCCAAGGAGGGGTGCGGTACCGGGGAATGCGGTGCCTGTGCCGTGCTGGTCGATGGCGTGACCAGACTTTCCTGCCTGATGCTGGCCGCCCAGTTGGAAGGACACACTGTGACCACAGCGCAGGGATTGGATAAGGACGGGGTGCATCCGGTCCAGAGATCTTTGGTGGAGCTTGGCGGGGTACAGTGCGGTTATTGTACACCGGGCATGGCTGTTACCTCCGCCGAATTTCTTGAGCGTCATCCCGATCCCAGCCGTGAGGAGATTCGCGAAGCCCTTTCCGGCAATCTTTGCCGCTGTACCGGCTACCATAAGATCATCGACGCCGTGGAAGACGCTGCAAAACGGCTGCAAAAAGAGTGTAAGGTGCAGCGATGA
- a CDS encoding xanthine dehydrogenase family protein molybdopterin-binding subunit — translation MSSAHKLGSRSPRFDAPAKALGREIFASDEYPENMVWAGALRAGVPHGLIRSLDTSAARKIPGVVAVLTAEDVPGENRQGFIYWDMPVLCVDKVRHAGDAVALVVAETKEILAEALRAIVLDIEPLPVVDTLDKALASDALQIHDLETGNVLKQATLRKGDAQAALSLCDVVIEETFFTPQQAHCFLETENGTARMDEDGILHMTVSTQAPFRDRFEIGRALGLPPNRLHIIAPFLGGGFGGKDGATVQCLLALAAMHAGGRPVKMWWSREESMLAGYKRHAARMHFRLGAGADGTLRALICDLDYDTGAYAHLGVEIMALGLEHASGPYRVEHLEANGRCIYTNNPVAGAFRGFGVAQVCFAFEGMMDRLAVRLGMDPLELRLKNAIRQGDKNGVGVTMARSTCMVECLAGLQNHPLWLSRNEWVCNAPSFTRRGVGIAAIYNGMGYGRGLADAAVAKIRMTEEGRFRVYNGVSDMGQGNSPTFVQMACEILNQDESLMELVQPDTDRTHPSGSSSAGRTTYTYGKALIEACKAMRDKLLHRAAMVMMVDDVADLELVSGAVFHAASGREFPLVALAGMLHREDRFCIGEAMMPVTQDMPEGGENFRLGFPHLIFPYAAHLVRIQVDELTGLVSVSDYVAFTDGGQVLNPQNFEQQVQGAVAQGLGFALWEDCVADEGRLLTTDLSTYVIPGAGDLPDIESHAVNTEEQSGPFGMKGIGEVGMNGPLPAVASALLHSGMPMTEAPFTPERILAALGGGKL, via the coding sequence ATGTCCTCAGCTCATAAATTGGGCTCTCGCTCACCTCGTTTTGATGCTCCCGCTAAGGCTCTCGGCAGGGAGATATTTGCTTCGGATGAATACCCTGAAAATATGGTTTGGGCAGGAGCATTGCGTGCCGGAGTACCTCATGGTCTAATTCGCAGTTTGGATACTTCGGCAGCCCGAAAGATACCCGGTGTTGTGGCGGTTCTTACCGCTGAGGACGTGCCCGGTGAAAATCGGCAGGGTTTCATCTATTGGGATATGCCTGTGTTATGCGTGGACAAGGTGCGCCACGCAGGTGATGCCGTGGCTCTGGTGGTAGCCGAGACGAAGGAGATTCTGGCCGAGGCACTGCGGGCCATCGTTCTTGATATTGAACCCCTTCCTGTTGTGGACACATTGGATAAGGCTCTGGCGTCTGATGCACTCCAGATTCATGACCTTGAAACAGGCAACGTTCTTAAGCAGGCCACCTTGCGCAAGGGTGATGCTCAGGCTGCCTTGAGCCTGTGTGATGTAGTCATCGAAGAAACTTTTTTTACTCCCCAGCAGGCACATTGTTTTCTGGAAACCGAAAACGGCACGGCGCGTATGGATGAGGACGGCATTCTGCATATGACCGTCTCCACTCAGGCTCCCTTTCGTGACCGATTCGAGATAGGACGGGCTTTGGGACTGCCGCCGAACAGGTTGCACATCATCGCCCCGTTTCTCGGTGGAGGGTTCGGGGGTAAGGACGGAGCCACCGTCCAATGTCTTTTGGCTCTGGCCGCCATGCATGCTGGCGGACGTCCGGTAAAAATGTGGTGGAGCCGTGAGGAGAGCATGCTTGCCGGATACAAACGGCATGCGGCACGGATGCATTTCCGGCTCGGAGCCGGGGCGGACGGAACCCTGAGGGCCCTGATTTGTGATCTGGACTATGACACTGGAGCCTATGCCCACCTCGGGGTGGAAATAATGGCTCTCGGTCTGGAACATGCCAGCGGTCCTTATCGGGTGGAGCATCTGGAGGCCAACGGCCGATGTATCTACACCAATAATCCTGTGGCCGGAGCGTTTCGCGGTTTTGGAGTGGCTCAGGTCTGTTTTGCCTTTGAGGGCATGATGGATCGTCTGGCTGTAAGGCTCGGTATGGACCCCTTGGAATTGCGGCTCAAAAATGCCATCCGTCAGGGGGATAAAAATGGAGTAGGTGTGACTATGGCCCGTTCCACCTGCATGGTGGAATGTCTGGCCGGACTGCAAAACCATCCTCTTTGGCTGTCGCGGAATGAATGGGTGTGTAATGCTCCTTCTTTTACCCGGCGGGGTGTGGGCATTGCCGCGATATATAATGGAATGGGCTATGGCCGGGGGCTTGCTGATGCGGCTGTGGCAAAAATTCGGATGACCGAAGAGGGACGCTTCAGGGTATATAACGGCGTCAGCGATATGGGGCAGGGCAACAGTCCTACCTTTGTGCAGATGGCCTGTGAAATTTTGAATCAGGATGAATCCCTGATGGAGTTGGTTCAGCCCGATACTGATCGTACCCATCCTTCAGGATCATCATCCGCCGGACGAACGACATATACCTACGGCAAAGCATTGATCGAGGCTTGCAAAGCCATGCGGGACAAACTCCTGCATCGGGCGGCCATGGTTATGATGGTCGATGACGTCGCGGACCTTGAGCTTGTGTCCGGTGCGGTTTTCCATGCAGCTTCCGGGCGGGAATTTCCCTTGGTCGCGCTGGCAGGTATGCTTCACCGCGAGGACAGGTTCTGTATCGGGGAGGCGATGATGCCCGTAACGCAGGATATGCCTGAGGGCGGTGAAAATTTCAGGCTCGGCTTCCCCCATTTGATTTTTCCCTATGCCGCCCATCTGGTGCGTATTCAGGTGGATGAACTTACCGGTCTTGTGTCCGTGTCCGACTACGTGGCCTTCACCGATGGAGGACAGGTGCTTAACCCGCAGAATTTTGAACAGCAGGTGCAGGGCGCGGTAGCTCAAGGGTTGGGTTTCGCTCTCTGGGAGGATTGTGTCGCAGATGAAGGACGCTTGTTGACCACGGACCTGAGTACCTACGTCATCCCCGGAGCCGGGGATCTTCCCGATATCGAGTCCCATGCGGTGAATACGGAAGAGCAGTCCGGTCCTTTCGGCATGAAGGGTATAGGCGAAGTGGGCATGAACGGTCCTCTTCCGGCTGTAGCCTCTGCGCTGCTGCACTCGGGGATGCCCATGACTGAAGCTCCTTTTACTCCGGAAAGAATTCTGGCCGCGCTCGGAGGCGGAAAATTATGA
- a CDS encoding acyl carrier protein, with protein MSVTVANVIELFASAVPPETLDKIDPDTPLLTQGVDSLALTTLAVALQREFSIELTIADTIALRTVNDIVNFINAKGK; from the coding sequence ATGTCTGTAACTGTCGCCAATGTCATAGAATTGTTTGCCTCCGCCGTTCCCCCTGAGACCTTGGACAAGATAGATCCTGATACGCCTCTGCTGACTCAGGGGGTGGATTCGCTTGCACTGACCACTCTGGCCGTGGCTCTGCAGCGGGAGTTCTCCATAGAACTGACCATTGCCGATACTATTGCCCTGCGGACTGTTAATGACATTGTGAATTTCATCAATGCGAAAGGGAAGTGA
- a CDS encoding AMP-binding protein, giving the protein MSKQSEYNFAADLLYRGTRWADRTALICGERTATYAELGAMVRRMASAIRNQGVLHGERILIAMPDSMTSMTVFLGGLLAGVSAAFVNNRVMLSDYEAFLEDCGAKLVVANEGHPALDAASSVECRKIALDDDGLARFLENESDDFMPHPAFGGGEAVILYSSGSTGHPKGIPHTHSDFRIVAESAYDDLELESGNVVLSTAKLFHAYGLYSSLCVPLWSGGATVLFGGKPDTLSILNAFADHGVTVFTSSPTFYAMLLMSVTDTTLFADLRLCMSAGEGLPEAIQNAWKEQMGIDIRQGYGSSESMTVNIRTKSPDFTPGTIGRPIPPFEVAVLDDGHMPVPDGIEGELALKGPTMTKGYLNMPDKTAALFSADGWMLTGDLARMENGVVSVLGRKDDMFKAGGQWVSPIRVENVLLGHPAVAQCAVTGGSAGAFTMVRAHVVTSPDTEADRSLMDELRQYAAEHLPEFMVPNEILFRKDMPMTPLGKIQRFVLR; this is encoded by the coding sequence ATGAGTAAACAATCCGAATATAATTTTGCGGCGGATTTGTTGTATCGTGGTACTCGTTGGGCGGATAGGACTGCACTGATCTGCGGTGAGCGCACAGCAACATATGCCGAACTGGGTGCGATGGTCAGGCGAATGGCTTCAGCGATACGAAATCAGGGGGTCCTGCATGGGGAGCGTATCCTTATTGCCATGCCGGACAGTATGACCTCCATGACAGTTTTTCTCGGGGGACTTTTGGCAGGAGTGAGCGCGGCATTTGTTAATAATCGCGTAATGTTATCTGATTATGAGGCCTTTCTGGAGGATTGTGGAGCGAAGCTGGTGGTTGCCAACGAAGGTCATCCCGCTCTGGACGCGGCATCTTCCGTCGAATGTCGGAAGATTGCGTTGGACGATGACGGCCTTGCCCGATTTCTGGAAAATGAGTCGGATGATTTCATGCCTCATCCTGCCTTCGGCGGGGGAGAGGCTGTGATTCTCTATTCCTCGGGGAGTACAGGGCACCCTAAGGGTATCCCTCATACCCATTCCGATTTTCGTATTGTTGCTGAATCCGCTTATGATGATCTTGAGTTGGAATCAGGCAACGTCGTCCTTAGTACAGCAAAGCTTTTCCATGCATACGGACTTTATTCTTCTCTGTGCGTTCCGCTCTGGAGCGGCGGCGCAACCGTTCTTTTCGGTGGTAAACCGGATACCTTGTCCATCCTTAATGCCTTTGCAGACCATGGGGTTACTGTTTTCACTTCCTCACCTACATTTTACGCCATGCTGCTCATGAGCGTTACCGACACGACGCTCTTTGCCGATCTCCGCCTGTGCATGTCTGCTGGGGAGGGACTGCCGGAAGCTATTCAGAACGCGTGGAAGGAACAGATGGGCATTGATATTCGGCAGGGCTACGGCTCCAGCGAATCCATGACCGTAAATATTCGCACCAAATCACCTGACTTTACCCCCGGCACAATCGGGAGGCCTATTCCTCCGTTTGAGGTTGCGGTCCTTGATGACGGCCATATGCCCGTCCCGGACGGAATCGAAGGTGAACTGGCTCTGAAAGGACCGACCATGACTAAAGGCTACCTGAATATGCCGGATAAAACTGCTGCCCTGTTCTCTGCAGACGGGTGGATGCTTACTGGCGATCTGGCCCGGATGGAAAACGGGGTGGTTAGCGTGCTGGGCCGCAAGGATGACATGTTCAAAGCCGGCGGCCAGTGGGTTTCGCCTATCAGGGTGGAAAATGTATTGCTTGGACATCCTGCTGTGGCTCAATGTGCTGTTACCGGAGGATCTGCGGGAGCGTTTACCATGGTGCGCGCTCATGTGGTGACCAGTCCTGATACCGAAGCGGATCGGAGCTTGATGGATGAACTGAGGCAATATGCTGCTGAACATCTGCCAGAGTTCATGGTTCCCAATGAAATTCTATTTCGTAAGGATATGCCCATGACTCCGCTTGGAAAAATTCAGCGTTTCGTCTTGCGGTAG
- the fliD gene encoding flagellar filament capping protein FliD gives MAMSVSASSYTSTSTSGGFTINGLGDGTDWTDLIEASVEAESYELEQYEADLEEAETICDLLEALDDELVDLAGTLQGYDEMDEFLSYSVVTTGDGEVAASIEDGAEEGTYNVVVNQLAKNDIWISEELSYSSADDEIISSNSSITLTYAGEAITLDVTAGTSLQDLVDQINSDPDCDDKISASVISDGTDYYLKLTGEDTGADNNIELTNLAAIDGYAADSFTNTQTAQNARLKVDGFPSGADEWIETDSNTVDDVIDSMSLTLNAVTDSDGINIGVSYDTDAMVETIEDFVTEVNQVLYDLLDVTGALADVDDDDDDSVYIKDATLDMVYSSIKNALTSAGLGFLYYNSETEEGDLFTSLSAVGITTDSTEGSDTFGQLEIDYDDLEDALAEDPEAVALLFAASGEAETDSSDLRVISSIPGLTGAGDYDVQYTVSGGTITSASIDGVDMYIEGNTILAGSDSDANGLYMEISDLTDGTYTSTVTVKQGKIGQLADLCEALTDVSTGSIPLLMASYEGLTSKLEGEIYDEEARIDAYKTRLEEKYSALDTMLSYYSNLGDQLDSTISSLSSD, from the coding sequence ATGGCAATGTCAGTTTCAGCAAGTTCATATACGTCCACCTCCACTTCCGGTGGTTTTACCATCAACGGACTTGGTGACGGTACTGACTGGACCGATCTTATTGAGGCCAGTGTAGAAGCGGAAAGCTACGAGCTTGAGCAATACGAAGCAGACCTTGAGGAAGCAGAAACCATTTGTGATCTTCTTGAGGCTCTTGACGATGAATTGGTCGATCTTGCCGGAACCCTGCAGGGGTATGACGAGATGGATGAGTTCCTTTCCTATTCCGTGGTAACCACAGGAGACGGCGAAGTTGCAGCTTCCATTGAAGACGGGGCTGAAGAAGGCACTTACAATGTAGTTGTCAACCAACTGGCTAAAAATGATATCTGGATTTCCGAGGAGCTAAGTTATTCCTCCGCGGATGATGAGATTATCTCTTCAAATTCATCCATAACCTTGACCTATGCCGGGGAAGCCATAACTTTGGACGTCACTGCCGGAACTTCGCTGCAGGATCTTGTGGACCAGATTAACAGCGATCCCGATTGTGATGACAAGATTTCAGCGTCTGTGATCAGTGACGGCACCGACTATTACCTTAAGCTTACCGGGGAAGATACCGGGGCGGATAATAACATAGAGTTGACAAATCTGGCTGCCATTGACGGTTATGCCGCTGATTCTTTTACCAACACGCAGACAGCACAGAATGCCCGGCTTAAAGTGGACGGCTTTCCATCCGGAGCTGATGAATGGATAGAAACTGATTCAAACACCGTGGACGATGTTATCGACAGCATGAGCCTCACCCTAAATGCCGTGACCGATTCCGACGGAATTAATATCGGTGTCTCTTATGATACTGATGCCATGGTGGAAACCATTGAGGACTTTGTCACCGAGGTGAATCAGGTCCTTTATGATTTATTGGATGTGACCGGAGCTCTTGCTGATGTGGACGACGATGATGACGATAGTGTTTACATTAAGGATGCAACTCTGGATATGGTTTACAGTTCCATAAAAAATGCCCTGACTTCCGCCGGTCTTGGCTTTCTTTACTACAATAGTGAAACAGAAGAGGGCGACCTGTTCACTTCACTTTCTGCTGTAGGCATTACTACTGACAGCACTGAAGGCTCCGATACTTTCGGACAGCTTGAAATTGATTATGATGATCTGGAAGACGCCCTTGCCGAAGATCCGGAAGCAGTAGCCCTTCTCTTTGCAGCATCCGGCGAGGCGGAGACTGACAGTTCCGACCTGCGTGTGATATCTTCCATTCCCGGTCTTACCGGGGCAGGAGATTATGATGTGCAGTACACTGTTTCAGGCGGAACTATTACGTCAGCCTCCATAGACGGTGTGGATATGTACATTGAAGGCAACACAATTCTGGCTGGAAGCGACAGTGATGCAAACGGGCTTTATATGGAGATCTCGGATTTGACTGACGGTACGTATACTAGCACAGTGACCGTAAAGCAGGGGAAGATCGGGCAACTTGCGGATTTGTGCGAAGCTTTGACCGATGTTTCAACCGGCAGTATCCCGTTGCTGATGGCAAGCTACGAAGGCCTTACTTCAAAGCTTGAAGGTGAAATTTACGACGAAGAAGCAAGAATTGATGCTTATAAGACTCGACTGGAGGAAAAGTATTCCGCTTTGGATACCATGTTGTCTTATTATTCCAACCTTGGAGATCAGCTGGATAGCACGATTTCTTCATTAAGTTCTGATTAG
- the flgL gene encoding flagellar hook-associated protein FlgL, translating into MRISTSQIYSQVSGSVGNSLNDYMDAINRNSSQKDINAPSDDPAGMAKVVNLRSYDSALEHYYENSKLAGEYLGSADGLLLEASTTMTSVLEKIEQASTGTYSDVQQQSISEELQSYQDSLLAVANSKLGSDYLFSGESTDTSPYEYVPGVTVTGDSPAKSDFTEITGELEDPIIVQFTSDGTIGTDAVSYTYSLDGGNSWTTGTMDGTATPPDTTMELGDVSVEMNSGTSVTAWNDDEDSGSSFVVRNSVAYKGADDAMSIDISESTDLDITTAGSDIFGGVDADTGDVYGDPNLFESISDAIAYAWIGDENGVSTTLDTVTEGNINLTNEMADVGVREEKADFTKTSLNYTRERVSEAISSEEDADSTALTIELSKTQYIYQAVLSSTSDVIGMSILDYL; encoded by the coding sequence ATGAGAATCAGCACATCACAGATATATTCACAGGTCTCAGGCAGTGTGGGTAACTCCCTGAATGACTACATGGATGCCATCAACAGGAACTCTAGTCAGAAGGATATAAACGCGCCTTCCGATGATCCTGCGGGCATGGCAAAGGTAGTCAACCTGCGCAGCTACGACAGCGCACTTGAGCATTACTATGAAAATTCCAAACTGGCCGGAGAGTATCTGGGCAGTGCCGACGGGTTGCTCCTTGAAGCCAGCACGACCATGACTTCCGTGTTGGAAAAGATCGAGCAGGCATCCACCGGAACCTATTCCGATGTCCAGCAGCAGTCCATCTCGGAAGAGCTTCAGAGCTATCAGGATTCCCTTTTGGCAGTGGCTAATTCCAAGCTGGGCAGCGACTATCTTTTTTCCGGTGAATCCACTGATACTTCTCCGTACGAATATGTTCCCGGTGTGACTGTAACCGGGGACTCTCCGGCCAAAAGTGATTTTACTGAAATCACGGGCGAACTTGAGGATCCGATCATTGTCCAATTCACCTCGGACGGAACCATCGGCACGGATGCGGTCTCCTATACCTACTCTCTGGACGGCGGCAACTCCTGGACTACCGGAACCATGGACGGAACAGCCACTCCGCCGGACACCACCATGGAGCTTGGCGATGTTTCCGTGGAAATGAATTCAGGTACATCCGTAACAGCGTGGAATGATGATGAAGACAGCGGCAGCAGTTTTGTGGTTCGCAATTCCGTTGCCTACAAAGGGGCGGATGATGCCATGTCCATTGATATCTCGGAAAGCACCGATCTGGACATCACCACTGCGGGCAGCGACATCTTTGGCGGTGTGGATGCTGATACCGGGGATGTTTATGGCGATCCCAATCTTTTTGAATCCATCAGTGATGCCATTGCCTATGCATGGATAGGCGATGAGAACGGCGTGTCCACAACTCTGGATACCGTTACCGAAGGGAATATCAATCTTACCAATGAAATGGCAGATGTTGGCGTGCGCGAGGAAAAGGCTGATTTCACCAAAACAAGCCTTAATTATACTCGTGAACGGGTCAGCGAGGCCATAAGCAGCGAGGAAGATGCCGATAGCACTGCCCTGACCATCGAGCTAAGCAAAACCCAGTATATTTATCAGGCCGTACTCAGCTCAACTTCAGATGTGATCGGAATGAGCATACTGGATTATTTATAG